One window of Nostoc sp. C052 genomic DNA carries:
- a CDS encoding serine/threonine protein kinase, protein MIGKLLDHRYQVIRVLAMGGFGQTYIAQDTRRPGNPICVVKHLKPGTDPRVFDTAKRLFNSEAETLERLGNHDQIPRLLAYFDDNQEFYLVQEYIEGHTLAEELIPGKRWNESQVIQLLQEVLEILEFVHRQGVIHRDIKPDNIIRRASDNKLVLVDFGAVKQLRTQMVAVGGQASPTVVIGTPGYMPTEQGQGKPRPNSDIYSLGVIAIQALTGLQPTELQEDPETGEIIWRHSVTVNHRLAAVLSKMVRYHFKDRYQSATEALQACKEAINPVPALSTSQEAANNSSYQAAKSQPQVSRLQTVAVAPANPVREKPGRQDSHKSDPWPILIGILLAGGAAALVANVYPNVKNFALNITGNNTALTDKCLAIVVGNSNIRSKPSSINSNNVLQTVTDNTNFEVTGKRTKAGWVEIKLKPGRLAWVDSEEITNNREWSSCLRQKGIATKIVDDSSSIANRPTTKAKSKSRNVATSLPEKSKGSADDAGKSERSQPSDNSANIIEQARQKYDSGDITGAIALLRSVPANAASGIQETGKMIAQWQQDWAKAEALSNEINKAIDDGKWDKVLDYRNHPEKLPNTQYWRNKIEPLFKQAAANLAKQALTRLENQGNQKSTEQKVPDTKKPTITESPNAIETPKSGF, encoded by the coding sequence ATGATAGGCAAGCTACTAGATCATCGTTACCAAGTAATTCGAGTCCTCGCGATGGGAGGATTTGGTCAAACCTATATTGCTCAAGATACTAGACGGCCTGGGAATCCCATCTGCGTTGTTAAGCACCTTAAACCCGGAACTGACCCCAGAGTTTTTGATACTGCGAAACGCCTATTCAACAGTGAAGCCGAAACCTTAGAAAGACTGGGCAATCATGACCAAATACCCAGGCTACTAGCATATTTTGACGACAATCAAGAATTCTATCTAGTACAAGAATATATTGAAGGACATACCCTAGCTGAGGAACTGATACCTGGTAAGCGCTGGAATGAAAGCCAGGTAATTCAACTGTTACAGGAAGTTTTAGAAATTCTTGAATTTGTCCATCGCCAAGGCGTGATTCACCGCGATATCAAACCTGATAATATCATTCGTCGCGCTTCCGATAATAAGTTAGTTTTAGTAGATTTTGGGGCAGTGAAGCAACTGCGTACACAAATGGTAGCAGTGGGCGGACAAGCCTCGCCGACAGTGGTTATTGGCACTCCTGGCTATATGCCCACAGAACAAGGGCAAGGTAAACCCCGCCCTAACAGCGATATCTATTCCCTTGGTGTGATTGCCATTCAAGCATTAACAGGATTACAGCCAACAGAATTGCAAGAAGATCCAGAAACGGGCGAAATCATCTGGCGTCATTCAGTAACCGTGAACCATCGACTGGCGGCAGTGTTGTCTAAGATGGTACGTTATCACTTTAAAGACCGCTACCAAAGCGCCACGGAGGCATTGCAAGCTTGTAAAGAGGCGATTAATCCTGTACCAGCACTTTCCACATCTCAAGAAGCTGCCAATAATTCCAGCTACCAAGCAGCTAAATCCCAGCCTCAAGTATCTCGGCTGCAAACTGTTGCAGTTGCACCAGCAAATCCTGTCCGCGAGAAACCTGGGCGTCAAGATTCTCATAAATCCGACCCATGGCCGATATTAATTGGCATATTATTGGCGGGTGGTGCGGCTGCTTTGGTAGCCAATGTATATCCAAATGTGAAAAATTTCGCTTTAAATATTACAGGTAATAATACTGCCTTAACAGACAAATGCTTGGCTATTGTCGTAGGAAATTCTAATATCCGTTCTAAACCTAGTTCGATAAATTCTAATAATGTTTTGCAAACTGTTACTGATAACACCAATTTTGAGGTGACTGGCAAGCGGACAAAAGCAGGTTGGGTAGAAATTAAACTTAAACCTGGTCGTTTGGCTTGGGTTGACTCGGAGGAGATAACCAATAATCGAGAATGGAGTTCTTGCTTACGCCAAAAAGGTATTGCAACAAAGATTGTAGATGATAGTAGCTCGATTGCGAATCGACCGACTACCAAGGCAAAATCAAAATCGCGGAATGTCGCAACTTCATTACCAGAAAAGTCGAAGGGGTCAGCTGACGATGCTGGGAAATCAGAGCGATCGCAGCCTAGTGATAACAGTGCCAATATTATAGAACAAGCAAGACAGAAGTATGATTCAGGGGATATAACGGGAGCGATCGCACTTTTGAGGTCAGTTCCGGCAAATGCTGCTTCTGGTATCCAAGAGACGGGTAAAATGATTGCCCAGTGGCAGCAAGATTGGGCGAAGGCTGAGGCTTTGTCTAATGAGATTAATAAAGCAATAGATGATGGTAAATGGGATAAAGTTTTAGATTATAGAAACCATCCAGAAAAGCTGCCGAATACTCAATATTGGCGAAATAAAATAGAACCATTATTTAAACAAGCAGCCGCAAATCTGGCAAAACAGGCACTAACTAGGCTAGAAAATCAAGGTAATCAAAAGAGTACAGAACAGAAAGTTCCCGATACTAAGAAACCTACCATTACAGAGAGTCCTAATGCTATAGAAACTCCTAAAAGTGGCTTTTAA
- a CDS encoding RluA family pseudouridine synthase — protein sequence MVVLHPLSDFIDCDAIRDSSCSYWYEGRCLESGDRLKLPRTSMSEAIAHGLMQQLANNDCYSREGKMYGILLIELPNGEQWVLKAFSGLLNGCSVVEGWVPPIPGRDEVAFEEARTLAQLDAIKQELLTLKQLTERQQYETLLHDFEQQLQAMSDRHRDCKHQRQEKRQQICKTLSPEALTIALEQLDEESRQQGIERRQLKRQQNGRLQPLQQLIAATDARISELKQQRKVLSRQLQAQMQASYSLTNFSGRSQSLQELMPGGSPTGTGDCCAPKLLHYAATHNLKPLAMAEFWWGVSSVNQDKIPGEFYGACAERCQPLMGFLLSGLRPNPPTLLPCREGAEVTLPIIYEDEWLIAVNKPAGLLSVPGRYRDRQDSVLSRFGHLLPDGMSLASVHRLDQETSGILLLARDRQTHRQLSQQFQQRQVHKVYEAILSGVVTVEQGVIDLPLWGDPENRPYQKVDWQHGKPSLTHFQVMAREKDYTRLEFTPLTGRTHQLRVHAADVRGLGIAILGDRLYGCCAVASRLHLHARELRFKHPQLEKTLHLQAITPF from the coding sequence ATGGTAGTTCTGCACCCACTTTCAGATTTTATCGACTGCGATGCCATCAGGGACTCATCTTGTAGCTATTGGTACGAAGGGCGCTGTCTGGAAAGTGGCGATCGCTTAAAATTACCCCGCACCTCAATGTCTGAAGCGATCGCCCACGGACTAATGCAACAGTTAGCTAATAATGACTGTTATTCTCGTGAAGGTAAGATGTATGGCATCCTATTGATTGAACTGCCTAATGGCGAACAATGGGTACTAAAAGCCTTCTCCGGTCTTTTAAATGGTTGTAGTGTTGTTGAGGGTTGGGTACCACCAATTCCAGGCAGAGACGAAGTTGCTTTTGAGGAAGCCCGTACTTTGGCGCAGTTAGACGCGATTAAGCAGGAACTTCTGACTTTGAAGCAACTAACCGAACGCCAGCAATATGAAACTTTATTGCATGATTTTGAGCAACAGTTGCAAGCAATGAGCGATCGCCATCGCGATTGCAAACATCAACGACAGGAAAAACGTCAGCAAATCTGCAAGACACTTAGCCCAGAAGCACTCACTATTGCTCTTGAACAACTCGATGAAGAGAGTCGTCAGCAGGGAATTGAGCGACGACAACTTAAACGCCAGCAAAATGGACGATTACAACCCCTGCAACAGTTAATTGCAGCAACAGATGCGCGAATTAGTGAACTGAAACAACAGCGAAAAGTACTATCCCGTCAATTACAAGCTCAAATGCAGGCTAGCTACAGCCTGACCAATTTTTCCGGGCGATCGCAATCATTGCAAGAATTGATGCCAGGAGGTTCGCCCACTGGTACAGGAGACTGTTGTGCCCCAAAGCTACTTCATTATGCAGCAACACATAATCTCAAACCATTGGCAATGGCAGAGTTTTGGTGGGGTGTGTCTTCTGTAAATCAGGATAAAATTCCGGGAGAATTTTATGGAGCATGTGCCGAGCGATGTCAGCCATTGATGGGGTTTTTGCTCTCAGGATTAAGACCTAACCCCCCAACTCTCTTGCCTTGCAGGGAAGGGGCAGAGGTCACTTTACCGATTATTTATGAAGACGAATGGCTGATTGCGGTAAATAAACCTGCTGGGTTACTTTCGGTACCTGGCCGTTATCGCGATCGCCAAGATAGTGTCTTGAGTCGCTTCGGTCATTTGTTACCGGATGGTATGTCACTTGCATCTGTGCATCGCCTAGATCAGGAAACTTCTGGGATTTTGTTGTTAGCGCGCGATCGCCAAACCCATCGACAACTTAGTCAGCAGTTTCAGCAACGCCAGGTTCACAAGGTTTATGAAGCCATACTTTCCGGTGTTGTAACAGTTGAGCAAGGTGTAATTGACTTGCCATTGTGGGGAGATCCTGAAAATCGCCCCTATCAAAAAGTTGATTGGCAACACGGCAAACCCAGCTTGACACACTTTCAGGTAATGGCGAGAGAAAAAGACTACACCCGCTTAGAATTTACGCCACTCACTGGACGCACCCATCAATTGAGGGTTCATGCAGCTGATGTGCGAGGACTTGGGATTGCTATTTTAGGCGATCGCCTTTATGGATGCTGTGCAGTTGCCAGTCGGTTACATCTGCACGCCAGAGAACTTCGCTTCAAGCATCCGCAATTAGAAAAAACCCTACATCTACAAGCAATTACGCCCTTTTGA
- a CDS encoding aliphatic sulfonate ABC transporter substrate-binding protein encodes MLNQFKKFLFLLPQGSTKSLSTLLIASSWLGLGISSCAPSNSANTNTTAQNVSNQTQEKTSLIRLGYQKGGVVPIARQRGELEKKLVAQNIKVEWAGPFDRCATLLQAISANQADIGGCGDIPGLSAIAAGQELCIGAVQRPRPESLGSAIVVRGDSPIRKPTDLLGKKVAVNQAGAGEYLLLKVLEKEKISKDKVQRVFLAPTDAAPALYQGTVDAWAVWEPYVSVAELEHGARRITTTHPAPTYSVMLVRNEAAAKYPEAVKAAFSGLTQEYDWLNANTAKSAEYLVKDIKISPAVAKRVTENQGPQLLVTPNADDVAKIQKTADWMLEQKILPKRVDVAATICPTAK; translated from the coding sequence TTGTTAAATCAATTCAAAAAGTTCTTATTTTTATTGCCACAAGGCTCAACCAAATCCTTGAGTACCCTATTGATTGCTAGTTCCTGGCTAGGTTTGGGGATTTCTAGCTGCGCTCCAAGTAACTCTGCAAATACTAATACCACTGCCCAAAATGTCAGTAATCAAACTCAAGAAAAAACTAGTTTGATTCGCTTGGGATATCAAAAGGGAGGTGTAGTACCAATTGCACGTCAACGAGGAGAGTTAGAAAAGAAGCTTGTAGCTCAGAATATCAAAGTTGAATGGGCTGGCCCCTTTGACCGATGTGCCACCTTACTTCAAGCAATTAGCGCGAATCAAGCCGATATTGGTGGGTGCGGAGACATTCCTGGGTTATCAGCTATTGCTGCCGGTCAGGAGCTTTGTATTGGGGCTGTCCAGCGTCCCAGACCAGAATCATTGGGCAGTGCGATCGTTGTTCGGGGCGATTCTCCTATCCGTAAGCCTACTGATCTTTTGGGTAAAAAAGTTGCTGTTAATCAAGCTGGTGCAGGTGAGTATTTGTTATTAAAAGTATTGGAAAAAGAGAAAATTTCTAAAGATAAAGTTCAGCGTGTATTTTTAGCGCCAACTGATGCTGCACCCGCCCTCTACCAAGGAACCGTCGATGCTTGGGCAGTTTGGGAACCTTACGTTTCAGTTGCCGAATTAGAGCATGGTGCTAGGAGAATCACCACAACCCATCCAGCTCCCACCTACAGTGTAATGCTTGTGCGTAATGAGGCGGCGGCTAAATATCCAGAAGCCGTGAAAGCTGCTTTTAGCGGTTTGACCCAGGAGTACGATTGGTTGAATGCAAATACGGCAAAATCAGCCGAATATCTGGTCAAGGACATCAAAATCTCTCCAGCCGTAGCCAAGCGAGTAACTGAGAATCAAGGGCCGCAGCTACTTGTCACACCGAATGCTGATGATGTTGCCAAAATCCAAAAGACTGCTGACTGGATGCTAGAGCAAAAGATTTTACCCAAAAGGGTAGATGTTGCTGCGACTATTTGCCCCACGGCTAAGTAG
- a CDS encoding LLM class flavin-dependent oxidoreductase — protein MPIEFIGMIGTRQISELDGPTVSITGGSIDAAYVRKFAQAHEEGGFDRVLVGYGSTGPDGLTVASFAAAATERLKFLIAHRPGFVAPTLFARKTATLDHFTNGRIAVHIITGGSDAEQQRDGDWLDHDTRYRRTDEYLDIVRRVWTSNTPFDYEGEFYHVKDAYSDVKPLQQPHIPLYFGGASGAAIPVGAKHSDVYAMWGEPIAAVKERIREVKAVTPPGRSPRFSVSLRPILGDTEKKAWEKAHSILSRVKEIRAAKTENKLPIAPDFNSARPQAVGSSRLLQFAQESEIFDKRLWTPIAAATGAYGNTTALVGTPEQVAESLVDYYDAGVTTLLIRGFDPLGDAIAYGRDVIPLVRAEVQRREQQAAVVS, from the coding sequence ATGCCAATTGAATTTATTGGGATGATTGGAACGCGACAAATATCTGAGTTAGATGGGCCGACAGTTTCAATCACAGGTGGTTCTATAGATGCCGCTTATGTCCGCAAATTTGCTCAGGCACATGAGGAGGGTGGTTTTGATCGGGTACTGGTTGGTTATGGCTCAACTGGGCCCGATGGCTTAACTGTGGCTTCCTTCGCAGCGGCGGCAACAGAACGGTTGAAGTTTTTAATCGCCCACCGCCCTGGTTTTGTAGCTCCGACACTCTTCGCGCGGAAAACGGCAACTTTGGATCATTTTACTAATGGTCGCATTGCTGTACACATTATTACAGGTGGCAGCGATGCCGAACAGCAACGCGATGGTGATTGGCTTGACCACGATACTCGTTATCGCCGTACAGATGAGTACCTCGATATTGTGCGGCGGGTGTGGACGAGTAATACTCCTTTCGATTACGAGGGCGAATTCTACCATGTGAAAGATGCTTACTCAGATGTGAAGCCTTTACAACAACCCCACATACCCTTGTACTTTGGTGGCGCTTCTGGTGCAGCAATACCTGTGGGTGCAAAGCATAGTGATGTCTATGCCATGTGGGGAGAACCCATTGCGGCGGTTAAGGAACGGATACGCGAAGTAAAAGCTGTAACACCACCAGGGCGATCGCCACGCTTTAGTGTCTCGTTGCGGCCGATTCTCGGTGATACTGAAAAGAAAGCTTGGGAAAAAGCGCACTCGATTTTATCGCGGGTTAAGGAAATTCGGGCTGCAAAAACAGAAAATAAACTGCCGATCGCTCCCGACTTTAATTCAGCACGTCCGCAAGCAGTGGGTTCTAGTCGGTTATTACAGTTTGCCCAAGAAAGCGAAATTTTCGATAAGCGCTTATGGACGCCCATTGCCGCCGCTACTGGTGCTTATGGTAATACTACTGCCCTCGTTGGTACACCGGAGCAAGTCGCAGAGTCCCTGGTGGATTACTATGATGCTGGGGTAACTACTCTATTGATTCGGGGATTTGATCCCTTAGGAGATGCGATCGCCTATGGTCGTGATGTGATTCCCTTAGTCCGCGCAGAAGTGCAACGGCGGGAGCAACAAGCCGCTGTTGTCTCTTAG
- a CDS encoding RRXRR domain-containing protein — translation MTKVFILDANQEPLYPVRISHARLLLSQGKATVFQRYPFTIILKESLSHLKLEQLGFKIHPGVKTTSTIVNKDNKIGINVSHLPNRGI, via the coding sequence ATGACCAAAGTATTCATTCTCGATGCCAACCAAGAACCGTTATATCCAGTACGCATCAGCCATGCTAGGCTGCTATTGTCACAAGGTAAAGCTACGGTATTTCAGCGATATCCTTTTACGATCATTCTCAAGGAGTCCCTTTCTCATCTAAAACTTGAGCAACTTGGCTTCAAGATTCACCCTGGTGTTAAAACTACTAGTACTATTGTCAATAAAGATAACAAAATTGGTATTAATGTTAGTCACCTCCCAAACAGAGGAATATAA
- a CDS encoding cysteine dioxygenase family protein, with the protein MTNHTILEPLPEDEWFIESQELRSFVATVREISASTVDDRPQTLARLEPYFQELLAQQEWLPEKFAQVNPESRMGGGIGQWLLYRAKDRSLSVFSLVIPPGSTTPVHDHLAWGLIGLYQGNQEETVYRRVDNGDAEGHAQLQVTEVRSLQPGDIYRLLPPDGDIHAVKTTSQSASVSIHILGNDTGCVLRHQFIPESHSVKSFRSGYSNAPCKEEEEKEHAQVR; encoded by the coding sequence ATGACGAACCACACGATTTTGGAACCATTACCAGAGGATGAATGGTTTATTGAGAGCCAGGAACTACGATCCTTTGTCGCAACGGTGCGGGAAATTAGCGCTAGTACTGTTGACGATCGCCCACAAACTCTCGCTAGACTAGAACCCTATTTTCAAGAACTCCTTGCCCAACAGGAATGGCTACCGGAAAAGTTTGCCCAAGTCAATCCTGAAAGCCGGATGGGTGGCGGTATTGGTCAGTGGCTACTTTATCGTGCCAAAGACCGCTCACTGTCAGTATTCAGTTTGGTGATTCCCCCAGGTTCAACGACTCCCGTCCACGATCATTTAGCTTGGGGATTGATTGGTTTATATCAAGGCAATCAAGAAGAAACAGTCTATCGCCGTGTAGATAACGGTGATGCCGAAGGACACGCACAATTACAAGTAACTGAAGTGCGATCGCTTCAACCAGGGGATATCTACCGCCTGTTACCCCCAGATGGTGATATCCACGCCGTCAAAACCACATCCCAGAGCGCATCTGTATCCATCCATATCTTGGGCAATGATACTGGTTGCGTATTGCGTCACCAGTTTATCCCAGAATCTCACAGTGTCAAATCCTTTCGCTCTGGATATTCCAACGCTCCTTGTAAAGAGGAAGAGGAAAAAGAACATGCCCAAGTACGATAG
- a CDS encoding class II aldolase/adducin family protein, whose translation MPKYDRPQPPVFERVEDERLHRKQRLAAAFRLFGKFGFSEGIAGHITARDPEFTDHFWVNPFGSYFGHIRVSDLVLVNREGEVVKGDAQVNQAAFAIHSQIHEARPDVIAAAHAHSLYGKAWSSLGRLLDPLTQDSCAFYEDHALFDDFTGVVLETSEGLRLAQALGPKKAIILRNHSILTVGHTVDEAAFWYISLERSCQAQLLAEAAGRPTTIKHETARLTQTQVGSHTSGWFGFQPLYDRIVREEPDLLN comes from the coding sequence ATGCCCAAGTACGATAGACCACAACCCCCAGTATTCGAGCGAGTTGAAGACGAACGCCTGCATCGTAAGCAACGTCTCGCCGCTGCCTTTCGCCTGTTTGGTAAGTTTGGATTCAGCGAGGGAATCGCTGGGCATATTACGGCTCGCGATCCAGAGTTTACAGACCATTTTTGGGTCAACCCATTCGGGTCATACTTCGGTCATATCCGAGTTTCTGACCTGGTGTTGGTTAACAGAGAAGGTGAGGTGGTTAAAGGTGATGCTCAGGTAAATCAAGCTGCTTTCGCCATTCATTCTCAGATTCATGAAGCTCGACCTGATGTCATTGCGGCGGCTCACGCCCATTCCCTTTATGGTAAAGCCTGGTCTAGTTTGGGGCGTCTCCTTGACCCCTTGACTCAAGATTCTTGTGCTTTTTACGAAGACCATGCCCTGTTTGACGATTTCACAGGTGTTGTTTTAGAAACTTCTGAAGGTCTGCGACTAGCCCAAGCTTTGGGGCCAAAAAAAGCTATTATCTTACGTAACCACAGCATTTTAACTGTGGGACATACAGTCGATGAAGCTGCTTTTTGGTACATTAGTTTAGAGCGATCGTGCCAAGCCCAATTGCTAGCAGAAGCAGCAGGTAGACCAACTACTATTAAACACGAAACAGCCCGTTTAACTCAAACTCAAGTAGGGTCACATACAAGTGGGTGGTTCGGCTTTCAGCCCCTTTATGACAGAATTGTGCGTGAAGAGCCTGATCTGTTGAATTAG
- a CDS encoding sulfonate ABC transporter substrate-binding protein → MINQIFRRLISKWISLIKIRNIPFKNQHKLFFSSPLPIVGAFITGLCLSLLFAACSSTPTVNAPNPSARSVSNSASNAKVVRFGYQKSTILLRTKGVLEKRLAPEGITVQWTEFQAGPQLLEAMNVGSIDIGPVGESPPIFAQAAGASLTYVVGTAASPAGSAILVPQNSQIQKVTDLKGKKVAFQKGSSAHLLLVQALEKAGLKYTDIEPKYLAPADARAAFVKGSVDAWVIWDPFYAAAQEATKARVLIDGTGINKQGGYYLMTRKFVTENPQIVKAILEEIQNLEEWSKTHREEVAKTLAPVLGIDLETMRKATNRRTFGLVPVDDNLINLQQGVADTYYKLKLIPKEVKVKDAVLTKEEYAAFSPKT, encoded by the coding sequence ATGATTAACCAAATCTTTCGCCGCTTAATTAGCAAGTGGATATCGTTGATAAAAATCAGGAATATCCCCTTTAAAAATCAACATAAATTATTCTTTTCTTCTCCTTTGCCAATAGTGGGGGCTTTTATTACAGGTCTTTGTCTGAGCTTGCTATTTGCAGCTTGTTCATCGACACCTACTGTTAATGCTCCCAATCCCAGTGCCAGATCTGTTAGCAATTCCGCTTCCAATGCAAAAGTAGTCAGATTTGGCTATCAAAAATCGACCATTTTGTTGAGAACTAAGGGTGTTTTAGAAAAGCGTTTAGCACCTGAAGGTATCACTGTACAGTGGACTGAATTTCAGGCGGGGCCGCAACTATTAGAAGCGATGAATGTCGGTAGCATTGACATCGGCCCAGTAGGAGAATCACCGCCAATATTTGCCCAAGCAGCGGGAGCATCTCTAACTTATGTTGTTGGTACTGCTGCTAGTCCGGCTGGTTCAGCAATTCTTGTTCCCCAAAATTCACAAATTCAAAAAGTTACTGACCTAAAAGGCAAAAAAGTTGCTTTTCAAAAAGGATCTAGTGCCCACTTATTGTTAGTCCAAGCTTTAGAAAAGGCTGGATTGAAATATACAGACATTGAACCGAAATATTTGGCTCCAGCAGATGCCCGCGCGGCATTTGTCAAGGGAAGTGTGGATGCCTGGGTAATTTGGGACCCCTTTTATGCAGCGGCTCAAGAGGCAACTAAAGCCAGAGTCCTGATTGATGGCACAGGAATTAATAAACAGGGAGGATATTATTTGATGACACGCAAGTTTGTTACAGAAAATCCCCAAATTGTCAAGGCAATATTGGAGGAAATTCAAAATTTAGAAGAATGGTCTAAAACCCATCGAGAAGAAGTAGCAAAAACTCTTGCACCTGTGTTAGGAATTGATCTAGAAACGATGAGGAAGGCAACTAACAGACGAACTTTTGGGCTTGTACCAGTTGATGACAATTTGATAAATCTCCAACAAGGTGTTGCAGATACATATTACAAATTGAAGTTAATTCCCAAAGAGGTAAAAGTGAAGGATGCAGTGTTGACAAAAGAAGAATATGCTGCTTTTTCACCAAAAACTTAA
- a CDS encoding NADPH-dependent oxidoreductase — protein sequence MTNPTELLRSRYGETPFNSEIEWNDSLTSLLSHRSIRSYLSDPLPPGTLELLIAAAQSASTSSNLQTWSVVAIEDQERKEELSKLASNQAHIKQVPLFLVWLADLARLSYVADSRGLSHDALEYLESFVTATIDAALAAQNATVAAESLGLGTVYIGALRNHPQEVAALLNLPPSVFPVFGLCVGYPNPEVPAAIKPRLPQTAVLHRETYKLAEQEEAIAHYNDIIKDFYTEQKMNVAGDWSEHSAQRIATVEALRGRDRLREILNNLGFKLL from the coding sequence ATGACTAATCCTACAGAACTACTGCGATCGCGCTACGGTGAAACTCCCTTCAATTCGGAAATTGAATGGAATGATTCGCTGACATCACTACTATCTCACCGTTCCATCCGGTCTTATTTATCCGATCCTCTACCACCAGGAACTCTGGAGTTGTTAATTGCAGCCGCCCAATCTGCATCTACTTCTTCTAATTTGCAAACCTGGAGTGTAGTTGCAATCGAAGACCAAGAACGCAAAGAAGAATTATCTAAACTAGCGTCAAACCAAGCACACATTAAGCAAGTGCCTTTATTCTTGGTTTGGTTAGCAGACTTGGCGCGTCTAAGTTACGTTGCTGACAGTCGTGGACTATCTCATGATGCTTTAGAATATTTGGAATCCTTTGTGACAGCTACAATCGATGCGGCATTGGCAGCGCAAAATGCAACTGTAGCCGCTGAGTCCCTTGGTTTGGGAACAGTGTATATCGGCGCACTACGGAACCATCCTCAAGAAGTAGCAGCATTGCTAAATTTACCGCCTTCTGTGTTCCCTGTATTTGGGTTGTGTGTGGGTTATCCGAATCCTGAAGTGCCAGCGGCAATTAAACCACGCTTACCCCAGACAGCTGTGCTGCACCGTGAAACCTATAAATTAGCAGAACAAGAAGAAGCGATCGCTCACTACAATGACATCATCAAAGACTTTTACACTGAACAAAAGATGAATGTAGCCGGCGATTGGTCAGAACACTCAGCCCAGCGAATTGCAACTGTGGAGGCTTTGAGAGGACGCGATCGCTTGCGTGAAATTCTTAATAATCTCGGCTTCAAGTTATTGTAA
- a CDS encoding TIGR02281 family clan AA aspartic protease, producing the protein MKNACKRWTTTVNLATIAIIPTLIFLAFSHQATADDPGACYMVTSSGKTVGLGRLCGNGNNIVAPPDDKVFRVPIKRRFGGTPVIDVTFNDKKTFEMIVDTGASGTIITLNMANTLKLQATGTMQAQIADGSEVEFPTGKVKSIAVGGVTGNNLQVAIAPKASIGLLGHDFFGKYDIKILEREIEFHHR; encoded by the coding sequence ATGAAGAATGCTTGTAAGCGTTGGACTACGACCGTTAACCTAGCTACAATCGCAATAATACCGACGCTGATATTTTTAGCATTCTCTCATCAGGCAACAGCAGACGATCCAGGAGCATGTTACATGGTAACTTCCTCTGGTAAAACTGTTGGATTAGGAAGGCTTTGTGGCAATGGTAATAATATAGTTGCACCTCCAGACGACAAAGTTTTTCGAGTTCCCATCAAACGCCGTTTTGGTGGAACTCCTGTGATTGATGTCACTTTCAATGACAAAAAAACCTTTGAAATGATTGTAGATACAGGTGCTAGTGGAACGATTATCACTCTAAATATGGCGAATACACTTAAACTTCAGGCTACGGGTACAATGCAAGCCCAAATTGCTGATGGTAGCGAAGTAGAATTCCCAACAGGTAAGGTCAAATCCATTGCAGTAGGTGGAGTTACAGGCAATAATCTTCAGGTAGCGATCGCACCAAAAGCAAGCATCGGCTTGCTAGGCCACGATTTTTTTGGTAAATATGACATCAAGATTCTAGAGAGAGAGATCGAATTTCATCACCGCTAA